Proteins encoded within one genomic window of Bacteroidota bacterium:
- a CDS encoding PDZ domain-containing protein, which produces MKLKQLLLIAGISAFSAIGSVWIYGKIIGKNPVTFVQQTDSGKMPVNYVGFNEDGTPTATIDFTKASEAAVQAVVHIKTKIPAKQASNSLPRSRGNNMDDWFERFFEFGPQVIPEQKASGSGVLISEDGYIVTNNHVISDGGQGIAEEITVTLNNKKVYKARLIGRDPSSDLAVLKIDGKSLPFMLYGNSDNVKLGQWVLAVGYPLSLETTVTAGIVSAKERTIGINSRQSQTPIESFIQTDAAINQGNSGGALINTDGQLIGINSAINGGYSGSYIGYGFAIPVNIVKKIVNDLIQYGDVKRGFLGISYIPNEDLNEKEVKKAGVNDGSGVFVSAVPNDGAAASAGIKKGDVITKVNNSTVSNGLEMSGQIAQFKPGDKVPVTYIRTGKEYVTTVILKESAGKLEVVTATNIQEKLGGTLESFPKSRATAYGVEGGVIVKSLRANGALKASKMEEGFVITSVNGNEVTTVEELSKLLSNVTGTVELEGFYPGYNGTHTYPLNLGDD; this is translated from the coding sequence ATGAAATTGAAACAACTTTTACTGATTGCAGGCATCAGCGCCTTTTCAGCAATTGGAAGCGTATGGATTTATGGAAAAATCATTGGCAAAAACCCAGTGACCTTTGTACAACAAACCGATTCAGGTAAAATGCCGGTAAACTATGTTGGCTTTAATGAAGACGGTACACCTACGGCTACCATTGATTTTACAAAAGCATCCGAAGCAGCTGTACAAGCTGTTGTTCATATAAAAACAAAAATTCCTGCAAAGCAGGCGAGTAATAGCCTACCACGTAGCAGGGGTAATAATATGGACGATTGGTTTGAGAGGTTCTTTGAATTTGGCCCACAAGTAATCCCGGAACAAAAAGCATCTGGCAGCGGTGTGCTGATCTCCGAAGATGGTTATATAGTAACCAACAACCATGTAATTTCTGATGGCGGCCAGGGAATAGCTGAAGAAATTACAGTTACACTCAATAATAAAAAGGTTTATAAGGCCCGGCTCATTGGCCGTGATCCCAGCAGCGATCTTGCTGTATTAAAAATTGATGGCAAGAGTCTTCCTTTTATGCTATATGGAAATTCAGATAATGTAAAACTCGGTCAGTGGGTATTGGCGGTAGGTTATCCTCTTTCGCTGGAAACAACTGTAACTGCAGGTATTGTTAGCGCAAAGGAAAGAACAATTGGTATTAACAGTCGTCAAAGCCAGACGCCAATTGAATCATTCATTCAAACCGATGCAGCCATCAACCAGGGCAATAGCGGTGGTGCGTTAATCAATACGGATGGACAATTGATCGGGATTAATTCTGCTATCAATGGTGGTTATTCCGGCAGTTATATTGGCTATGGTTTCGCTATCCCTGTAAATATTGTAAAGAAAATAGTGAACGATCTGATACAGTATGGTGATGTTAAACGCGGATTTTTGGGAATCAGCTATATTCCCAATGAAGATCTGAATGAAAAAGAAGTGAAGAAAGCCGGAGTAAATGATGGTTCGGGTGTTTTTGTAAGCGCAGTACCTAATGATGGCGCTGCTGCCTCAGCCGGAATTAAAAAAGGTGATGTGATCACTAAAGTAAATAACAGCACCGTTTCAAATGGTTTGGAAATGAGCGGACAGATCGCACAATTTAAGCCCGGTGATAAAGTACCGGTGACTTATATACGTACCGGCAAGGAATATGTAACAACAGTTATCCTGAAAGAATCTGCAGGTAAACTGGAAGTGGTAACTGCAACAAACATTCAGGAGAAATTGGGTGGCACACTGGAAAGTTTTCCGAAAAGCCGGGCAACTGCCTATGGTGTTGAAGGCGGTGTAATTGTAAAATCCTTAAGAGCAAATGGCGCATTGAAGGCTTCGAAGATGGAGGAAGGATTTGTTATTACAAGTGTGAATGGAAATGAAGTAACAACTGTTGAAGAATTGAGCAAGTTACTTTCCAATGTAACAGGCACCGTTGAGCTTGAAGGTTTTTATCCGGGATACAATGGTACTCATACCTACCCACTGAACCTTGGAGATGATTAA
- a CDS encoding acyl-CoA reductase, whose amino-acid sequence MNLQYRINLLSRLGEYILSGNEQWAEAKIKAGHVNGWFIPEFTNLASENIARRFLQKDLLEQWAKAYDLKSTLENPKMVGIIMAGNIPMVGFHDLLAVFISGHKALIKLSSKDETLIKHLTDKLIEWEPETSSFIRFEEMLKGCDAYIATGSNNSSRYFEYYFGKYSHIIRRNKTSVAILSGNETTAELEKLADDVYLFFGLGCRNVTKIYVPEGYDFIPLLESFKKYNWLADHYKYKNNYDYNLAIHILNSKYYMSNSSLLLVQESSIFSPISQLNYEFYSDLDSVKATLNMSQDLQCIVGKDFVPFGQAQFPGLDDFADGVNTMDFLHNL is encoded by the coding sequence ATGAATTTACAATACAGGATTAATTTATTATCAAGACTGGGAGAATATATTTTATCGGGCAACGAACAGTGGGCTGAAGCCAAAATAAAAGCCGGTCACGTCAATGGTTGGTTCATCCCTGAATTTACCAACCTCGCTTCAGAAAATATAGCCCGGCGTTTTTTGCAGAAGGATTTACTTGAACAATGGGCAAAAGCGTATGATCTGAAATCAACCCTTGAAAACCCAAAGATGGTTGGAATAATCATGGCAGGTAATATTCCAATGGTCGGCTTTCATGATCTGCTTGCAGTATTCATAAGCGGACATAAGGCTTTAATAAAATTATCATCAAAGGATGAAACGCTAATTAAACATCTTACAGATAAACTCATTGAATGGGAACCAGAGACATCTTCTTTTATCAGGTTTGAAGAAATGCTGAAAGGCTGTGATGCCTATATTGCCACAGGCAGTAATAATAGCTCCCGTTATTTCGAATATTATTTTGGTAAGTACTCCCATATTATCCGCCGTAATAAAACTTCAGTCGCAATACTTTCCGGCAATGAGACCACCGCCGAACTTGAAAAATTGGCAGATGATGTGTACCTGTTTTTTGGTTTGGGCTGCAGGAATGTGACCAAGATCTATGTTCCGGAAGGTTATGATTTTATTCCCTTACTCGAAAGTTTTAAGAAGTACAACTGGCTGGCCGATCATTATAAATACAAAAACAATTATGATTATAACCTCGCTATCCATATTCTGAATAGTAAATATTACATGAGTAATAGCTCACTCCTCCTTGTGCAGGAGTCTTCTATCTTTTCGCCTATCAGCCAGTTGAACTATGAATTCTATTCTGACCTGGATTCTGTGAAAGCCACATTGAATATGAGCCAGGATCTGCAGTGCATCGTAGGCAAGGATTTTGTTCCCTTCGGCCAGGCACAATTTCCCGGGTTGGATGATTTTGCCGATGGGGTGAATACAATGGATTTTTTACACAACCTATAA
- a CDS encoding 4Fe-4S dicluster domain-containing protein, with amino-acid sequence MAIKITEECINCGACEPECPNNAIYEGGVEWAVSDGTTVKGSYTLMDGTVVDADQKNAPVSNDIYYITPNKCTECQGFHEEPQCAAVCPVDCCVPDEMYQETVDDLLAKKGKLHI; translated from the coding sequence ATGGCAATCAAGATTACTGAAGAATGTATAAACTGCGGCGCCTGCGAGCCCGAATGTCCAAACAATGCGATTTATGAAGGTGGCGTGGAATGGGCCGTAAGTGATGGTACAACTGTAAAAGGTTCTTATACATTGATGGACGGCACAGTTGTAGATGCAGATCAGAAAAATGCCCCCGTATCAAATGATATTTACTATATCACACCCAATAAATGCACAGAATGCCAGGGTTTTCATGAAGAACCTCAGTGTGCTGCTGTTTGCCCTGTAGATTGTTGTGTACCCGATGAAATGTACCAGGAAACAGTTGATGATTTACTGGCTAAAAAAGGAAAGTTGCACATTTAA
- a CDS encoding D-alanine--D-alanine ligase: MKKKIALVTGGFSGEAQISYKSAVTIDKNLDREKFEVYKIDINPQGWFYDLPDGSKTEINKNDFSLNINGKKINFDAVFIGMHGTPGEDGKLPGFFDTLKIPYTCCDAATSAITFNKRYTVAVAKMGGINVAESVHLFRHTAYNTSEILNKLKLPVFVKPNNGGSSIGMSKVHKPEDLEEAIEKAFKEDDQVLVEQMVKGREFTVGVFKSKGEITVLPITEVMTEKDFFDFEAKYQGKSSEVTPAEIDESVANKIRNAAKKIYQVLNCRGVVRIDFIYNEEVGEPFMLEVNTIPGQTDASIIPQQVKSLGWDLKDFYSKLVEEIL, translated from the coding sequence ATGAAGAAAAAAATAGCTCTTGTCACAGGTGGCTTTTCCGGGGAGGCACAGATTTCTTATAAAAGTGCAGTTACCATTGATAAAAACCTTGACCGGGAAAAATTCGAAGTATATAAAATTGATATCAACCCACAAGGTTGGTTTTATGATTTGCCGGATGGCAGTAAGACAGAGATCAATAAGAACGATTTTTCACTTAATATCAATGGGAAGAAAATAAATTTTGATGCTGTGTTCATTGGCATGCACGGCACACCCGGAGAGGATGGAAAACTGCCAGGCTTTTTTGATACGTTGAAGATCCCTTACACTTGTTGTGATGCAGCAACATCTGCTATTACTTTTAATAAAAGATATACTGTTGCGGTTGCCAAAATGGGTGGCATCAATGTTGCTGAATCAGTTCACCTGTTCCGTCATACTGCCTATAATACCAGTGAAATTTTAAACAAACTGAAACTGCCGGTATTTGTAAAGCCCAATAATGGCGGCAGCAGTATTGGCATGAGCAAAGTGCATAAGCCAGAAGATCTTGAAGAAGCAATAGAAAAAGCATTTAAAGAAGATGACCAGGTATTGGTAGAGCAAATGGTGAAAGGAAGAGAATTTACAGTTGGCGTTTTTAAATCAAAAGGCGAAATAACCGTATTGCCGATCACTGAAGTGATGACAGAAAAAGATTTTTTTGATTTTGAAGCAAAATACCAGGGAAAATCATCTGAGGTAACGCCTGCTGAAATTGATGAATCGGTTGCAAATAAGATTCGCAATGCGGCAAAAAAAATTTACCAGGTTCTTAACTGTCGGGGAGTGGTGAGGATCGATTTTATATACAATGAAGAGGTCGGCGAACCGTTTATGCTGGAAGTAAATACTATTCCGGGACAAACTGATGCAAGCATTATACCCCAGCAAGTAAAGAGTCTTGGCTGGGACCTGAAAGATTTTTATTCAAAACTGGTAGAAGAAATTTTATAA